The following coding sequences lie in one Salmo salar chromosome ssa13, Ssal_v3.1, whole genome shotgun sequence genomic window:
- the LOC106566414 gene encoding SRSF protein kinase 1 isoform X1, translating into MERKVLALQARKKRAKAKKSSKKQPAHPRGAAPQQQPQPEASPQEPDEPEEILGSDDEEQEDPNDYCKGGYHHVKIGDLFNGRYHVIRKLGWGHFSTVWLAWDIQVKRFVAMKVVKSAEHYTETAVDEIKLLRSVRNTDPDDPKREMVVQLLDDFKISGINGTHVCMVFEVLGHHLLKWIIKSNYQGLPLPCVKTIIRQVLQGLDYLHTKCEIIHTDIKPENILLTVNEPYVRRLAAEATEWQKAGAPPPSGSAVSTAPAPKATTKMSKNKKKKLKKKQKRQAELLEKCILDLEEMEKAPEREEEDDEEDPESPVSPKQQRPYCAPLRQVSLQEVASQDTAGCIARAELTRLGPEGIITDAEVNCNGLHPEEEDDETEERKAQWREQDQHNGNVDQTENCPLLQESPQSQPVYNGLVSPDTPESEEGSGALTRKVAEIKTKASETETTSFGGREEEELSPEEQKNQERSQVEVTEEAQGRSWKEQNRSRGEEEATEEVLENVQYGGEQESLKDAKLAAGNLLVNPLEPLNADRLKVKIADLGNACWLHKHFTEDIQTRQYRSLEVLIGSGYNTPADIWSTACMAFELATGDYLFEPHSGEDYSRDEDHIALIIELLGQVPHKLVTAGRYSKDFFTKKGDLKHITKLKPWGLLEVLQDKYEWSKEEADCFADFLLPMLELVPEKRATAADCLRHPWIAP; encoded by the exons ACAGCCAGCCCACCCCAGGGGGGCAGCACCCCAGCAGCAGCCCCAGCCAGAGGCCTCTCCCCAGGAGCCAGATGAGCCTGAGGAGATCCTAGGCTCTGATGATGAGGAGCAGGAGGACCCCAATGACTACTGCAAGG GTGGCTACCACCATGTAAAGATAGGAGACCTGTTCAATGGGAGGTACCATGTGATCAGGAAGCTGGGCTGGGGACACTTCTCCACTGTGTGGCTGGCCTGGGACATCCA GGTGAAGAGGTTTGTGGCTATGAAAGTGGTGAAGAGTGCAGAGCATTACACAGAGACGGCTGTAGATGAGATCAAACTGCTCAGATCT GTGAGAAACACAGACCCTGACGATCCCAAGAGGGAGATGGTGGTTCAACTACTGGATGACTTCAAGATCTCCGGCATCAACGGGACTCATGTGTGCATGGTGTTTGAGGTGCTGGGGCACCACCTACTGAAGTGGATCATCAAGTCCAACTACCAGGGCCTTCCTCTGCCCTGCGTCAAGACCATCATACGACAG GTTCTCCAGGGGTTGGACTACCTTCACACCAAGTGTGAGATCATCCACACTGACATCAAGCCAGAGAACATCCTGTTGACGGTGAATGAGCCATACGTGAGGAGGCTGGCCGCGGAGGCTACAGAGTGGCAGAAAGCAGGGGCTCCCCCTCCCTCAGGGTCCGCAG TCAGCACAGCTCCAGCTCCAAAAGCA acAACCAAAATGTCcaagaacaagaagaagaagtTAAAGAAGAAGCAGAAGCGTCAGGCGGAGCTGTTGGAGAAGTGCATTCTGGAtctggaggagatggagaaggctccggagagggaggaggaggatgatgaagagGATCCGGAATCTCCCGTATCTCCCAAGCAGCAGCGGCCATATTGTGCTCCTCTCAGACAGGTCTCCTTACAGGAAGTAGCCAGCCAAGACACAGCAG GATGCATTGCCCGTGCGGAGTTGACGCGGTTAGGACCAGAAGGGATAATAACAGACGCAGAAGTGAACTGTAACGGCCTTCATCCCGAGGAAGAGGACGAtgaaacagaggagaggaaggcacaGTGGAGAGAACAAGACCAACACAACGGTAACGTAGACCAAACAGAGAATTGTCCTCTTCTTCAGGAGTCTCCTCAATCTCAACCCGTGTATAATGGCCTGGTGTCCCCGGATACCCCAGAGAGTGAGGAGGGGAGTGGAGCTCTGACCAGGAAGGTGGCTGAAATAAAGACTAAAGCATCCGAGACTGAGACGACAAGCTTTGGTGGccgggaggaggaggagctatCGCCAGAGGAGCAGAAGAATCAGGAAAGGAGTCAAGTGGAAGTCACAGAGGAGGCGCAGGGCAGGAGTTGGAAGGAGCAGAACAGGAGTCGTggggaggaggaagccacagAGGAGGTGCTGGAGAACGTCCAgtatggaggagaacaggagagtctGAAGGACG CCAAATTAGCAGCGGGGAACCTCCTGGTGAACCCCCTGGAGCCACTCAACGCAGACAGACTGAAGGTCAAGATAGCAGACCTGGGGAACGCCTGCTGGCTG CACAAGCACTTTACGGAAGACATCCAGACGAGACAGTACCGTTCTCTGGAGGTGCTCATAGGGTCTGGCTACAACACACCAGCTGACATATGGAGCACAGCCTGCATG GCGTTTGAACTGGCCACTGGGGACTACTTGTTTGAGCCCCATTCCGGGGAAGATTACTCCAGGGACGAAG ACCATATTGCATTGATCATTGAGCTGCTGGGGCAAGTCCCACACAAACTCGTAACAGCTGGGAGATATTCCAAGGATTTTTTCACCAAGAAAG GGGACCTGAAGCACATCACCAAGCTGAAGCCGTGGGGGTTACTAGAGGTGCTGCAGGATAAGTACGAGTGGTCCAAAGAGGAGGCTGATTGTTTCGCTGACTTCCTCCTCCCCATGCTGGAGCTGGTACCAGAGAAGAGGGCCACGGCTGCAGACTGCCTGCGCCACCCCTGGATCGCCCCCTAG
- the LOC106566414 gene encoding SRSF protein kinase 1 isoform X2: MERKVLALQARKKRAKAKKSSKKQPAHPRGAAPQQQPQPEASPQEPDEPEEILGSDDEEQEDPNDYCKGGYHHVKIGDLFNGRYHVIRKLGWGHFSTVWLAWDIQVKRFVAMKVVKSAEHYTETAVDEIKLLRSVRNTDPDDPKREMVVQLLDDFKISGINGTHVCMVFEVLGHHLLKWIIKSNYQGLPLPCVKTIIRQVLQGLDYLHTKCEIIHTDIKPENILLTVNEPYVRRLAAEATEWQKAGAPPPSGSAVSTAPAPKATTKMSKNKKKKLKKKQKRQAELLEKCILDLEEMEKAPEREEEDDEEDPESPVSPKQQRPYCAPLRQVSLQEVASQDTAGCIARAELTRLGPEGIITDAEVNCNGLHPEEEDDETEERKAQWREQDQHNESEEGSGALTRKVAEIKTKASETETTSFGGREEEELSPEEQKNQERSQVEVTEEAQGRSWKEQNRSRGEEEATEEVLENVQYGGEQESLKDAKLAAGNLLVNPLEPLNADRLKVKIADLGNACWLHKHFTEDIQTRQYRSLEVLIGSGYNTPADIWSTACMAFELATGDYLFEPHSGEDYSRDEDHIALIIELLGQVPHKLVTAGRYSKDFFTKKGDLKHITKLKPWGLLEVLQDKYEWSKEEADCFADFLLPMLELVPEKRATAADCLRHPWIAP, encoded by the exons ACAGCCAGCCCACCCCAGGGGGGCAGCACCCCAGCAGCAGCCCCAGCCAGAGGCCTCTCCCCAGGAGCCAGATGAGCCTGAGGAGATCCTAGGCTCTGATGATGAGGAGCAGGAGGACCCCAATGACTACTGCAAGG GTGGCTACCACCATGTAAAGATAGGAGACCTGTTCAATGGGAGGTACCATGTGATCAGGAAGCTGGGCTGGGGACACTTCTCCACTGTGTGGCTGGCCTGGGACATCCA GGTGAAGAGGTTTGTGGCTATGAAAGTGGTGAAGAGTGCAGAGCATTACACAGAGACGGCTGTAGATGAGATCAAACTGCTCAGATCT GTGAGAAACACAGACCCTGACGATCCCAAGAGGGAGATGGTGGTTCAACTACTGGATGACTTCAAGATCTCCGGCATCAACGGGACTCATGTGTGCATGGTGTTTGAGGTGCTGGGGCACCACCTACTGAAGTGGATCATCAAGTCCAACTACCAGGGCCTTCCTCTGCCCTGCGTCAAGACCATCATACGACAG GTTCTCCAGGGGTTGGACTACCTTCACACCAAGTGTGAGATCATCCACACTGACATCAAGCCAGAGAACATCCTGTTGACGGTGAATGAGCCATACGTGAGGAGGCTGGCCGCGGAGGCTACAGAGTGGCAGAAAGCAGGGGCTCCCCCTCCCTCAGGGTCCGCAG TCAGCACAGCTCCAGCTCCAAAAGCA acAACCAAAATGTCcaagaacaagaagaagaagtTAAAGAAGAAGCAGAAGCGTCAGGCGGAGCTGTTGGAGAAGTGCATTCTGGAtctggaggagatggagaaggctccggagagggaggaggaggatgatgaagagGATCCGGAATCTCCCGTATCTCCCAAGCAGCAGCGGCCATATTGTGCTCCTCTCAGACAGGTCTCCTTACAGGAAGTAGCCAGCCAAGACACAGCAG GATGCATTGCCCGTGCGGAGTTGACGCGGTTAGGACCAGAAGGGATAATAACAGACGCAGAAGTGAACTGTAACGGCCTTCATCCCGAGGAAGAGGACGAtgaaacagaggagaggaaggcacaGTGGAGAGAACAAGACCAACACAACG AGAGTGAGGAGGGGAGTGGAGCTCTGACCAGGAAGGTGGCTGAAATAAAGACTAAAGCATCCGAGACTGAGACGACAAGCTTTGGTGGccgggaggaggaggagctatCGCCAGAGGAGCAGAAGAATCAGGAAAGGAGTCAAGTGGAAGTCACAGAGGAGGCGCAGGGCAGGAGTTGGAAGGAGCAGAACAGGAGTCGTggggaggaggaagccacagAGGAGGTGCTGGAGAACGTCCAgtatggaggagaacaggagagtctGAAGGACG CCAAATTAGCAGCGGGGAACCTCCTGGTGAACCCCCTGGAGCCACTCAACGCAGACAGACTGAAGGTCAAGATAGCAGACCTGGGGAACGCCTGCTGGCTG CACAAGCACTTTACGGAAGACATCCAGACGAGACAGTACCGTTCTCTGGAGGTGCTCATAGGGTCTGGCTACAACACACCAGCTGACATATGGAGCACAGCCTGCATG GCGTTTGAACTGGCCACTGGGGACTACTTGTTTGAGCCCCATTCCGGGGAAGATTACTCCAGGGACGAAG ACCATATTGCATTGATCATTGAGCTGCTGGGGCAAGTCCCACACAAACTCGTAACAGCTGGGAGATATTCCAAGGATTTTTTCACCAAGAAAG GGGACCTGAAGCACATCACCAAGCTGAAGCCGTGGGGGTTACTAGAGGTGCTGCAGGATAAGTACGAGTGGTCCAAAGAGGAGGCTGATTGTTTCGCTGACTTCCTCCTCCCCATGCTGGAGCTGGTACCAGAGAAGAGGGCCACGGCTGCAGACTGCCTGCGCCACCCCTGGATCGCCCCCTAG